The DNA window TAGCGGCTTTCATCATCATGTAGGACTCAGAAAGTTTAGCTTGTACGAACTTCCGCTAGCTGACCACAAGATGGCGCCGTTGCATTGTGGCATCTGAGTTCTCAAGAGTTTTGTAGTCAGtgttagcatttcatttacagtTTAATAATTGTGTTACTCAACAGATGGCATCCTCTGTGTTGTTGGTGTTGCTGGTACTTCAGTTTGGATttgcacacagctctcacaaACACCTCCATGAAGATCATTACACCGGCCAGCAGCACAACCCTGAACATGACATGAACATCCTGCTGGGAGATGAGGTTTCTTAATGTTTTCTTACACTCTTCAGCCCAGTTTCTCCTCTTCATTCATCACCTGCTCACTCTTTGCTCTGCTTATTTTACGCCCATCTAGGACACTGAGGAGCTAAAGAAACTCAGCCCAGAGGAACAGAGGGAAAAGATGATGGAAATTGTGAAGCGAATTGATACGAATGGTGACAATCTGCTAAGTTCAGGTAGATGTATGTCTCTCTACATTTGAAGAAGGCAAAGATAAACAGAGGTGTTGCAAGGTCATACTCAGCCTGCTGTGTTTTTATCACCAGAGGAGATCACACTGTGGATTCAGCAGGTCTACAGGAAATACGCCCTGGATGATGCAAAGGAGCGGTTCCCTGAGTTTGACACTAACAAAGATGGTGTTGTAACGTGGGAAGAATACAACATAGTTGCTCATGACCAGCTCATTAGTTTGGATGACAGCGCTGTTCTGGATGATCCAGAGCAAGAATCTCTCAGACTTGTAAGTATACTTTATTTGTCCTGTCACATTAAACCACAGCCTGGTTATGTGTAATACCTTAACACAGGCTCACATTCCCATCAGCTCCACCTGAAGGAGAAGAGGCGCTTTGACTTTGCTGATGTGAACGGCACTCCTGGTCTTAATGTGATGGAGTTTCTTGCCTTCACCCACCCGTCTGAAGTGGATCACATGGCTGTAAGATGAATATAGCTCCTGCAAAACCTGACATGATAATGTATTATCACACACATTATAAGAGTGATTTTCATATTTCATGTTAGACTTAAATTATTTATCCTTTTTTCCAAACAGGATTTTGCCATTGAAGATGTGCTGAGTGAATATGACACTGATAAGGATGGATTCATCAGCCTGAAAGAATTTATTGGAGATGTCCGTGGTGATGGTAAGACCACAAAGTCAAAGTattcaaagcattttttttccagattaCACAAGATGCAATTTTATATCTATACATATGAAAGTTCTGAGGCACCCATCTTTTCTCCATGACCCAGAACTGATTGCCAAATAGTGTAGAAGGTGACTGCACAGCCTCTTCTGGCATAGCTAATTTTTTCTGTGGTCAGATGATGCATAAGATCTCCAATCTATAAActgaaagttaaatgaagtCTGTCTTTCCATTCAAACAGTGTAAGACTCCTAACCAGCAGCATTGCAAAGACTATCCACAAATTATTTTAAGGTATAGATGATGATCTGTTTGTTGGGAGTTTCCTCTGCTATAACCAGCTGTCGTCCCCTGAGCTGTGTTAACACTTTTTCCTCTCATCAGTGGATTCCCCTTCACAGTGGGAGATTGAAGAAACAGTGCGGTTCAAAGACCTCTATGATCAAGA is part of the Epinephelus lanceolatus isolate andai-2023 chromosome 5, ASM4190304v1, whole genome shotgun sequence genome and encodes:
- the rcn2 gene encoding reticulocalbin-2 produces the protein MASSVLLVLLVLQFGFAHSSHKHLHEDHYTGQQHNPEHDMNILLGDEDTEELKKLSPEEQREKMMEIVKRIDTNGDNLLSSEEITLWIQQVYRKYALDDAKERFPEFDTNKDGVVTWEEYNIVAHDQLISLDDSAVLDDPEQESLRLLHLKEKRRFDFADVNGTPGLNVMEFLAFTHPSEVDHMADFAIEDVLSEYDTDKDGFISLKEFIGDVRGDVDSPSQWEIEETVRFKDLYDQDKDGKLNRDEQLRWVAPNSYGSAREEALHLIKEMDFDRDGQISVAEVLKNQETFMNSEVTDYGRQLHVSHDEL